The Georgenia sp. TF02-10 genome window below encodes:
- a CDS encoding ABC transporter permease, translating to MIRYILLRLGLGVVTVWGVVTLVFLAVRAVPGGPASIILQGGAGGGDVNPAAVAALEQELGLDQPILVQYVTYLGGLLRGDLGNSIKYSAPVTEIIASPLGNTVILVLVAIVIGGVIGLAFGLMSGNWPGSVLDRVLSGLISVAVSTPGFVIAIFLSLIIGLSLGWFPSLGYRSPEDGLGEFLYFAILPSVALSFGFLAIVGRVARTSILSVRREDWVRTARGMGLARTRVFRRHVFRNAVNPVVTVAGLQFGGLLGATVLIEQVFNWPGIGSTLLNAINGRDYPLVQGIVILFAVVFILTNLLVDLLYRFLDPRVEG from the coding sequence ATGATTCGCTACATACTGCTTCGACTCGGACTGGGCGTCGTGACCGTCTGGGGCGTCGTGACGCTGGTCTTCCTGGCCGTCCGCGCCGTCCCGGGCGGGCCGGCCTCGATCATCCTGCAGGGCGGCGCCGGCGGCGGGGACGTGAACCCCGCCGCCGTCGCTGCCCTCGAACAGGAGCTCGGTCTCGACCAACCGATCCTGGTGCAGTACGTCACGTACCTCGGCGGCCTGCTCCGCGGGGATCTCGGCAACTCGATCAAGTACTCGGCGCCCGTCACCGAGATCATCGCGTCGCCGCTCGGCAACACCGTGATCCTGGTGCTCGTGGCCATCGTCATCGGCGGCGTCATCGGGCTCGCGTTCGGACTCATGTCCGGCAACTGGCCGGGCAGCGTGCTCGACCGGGTGCTGTCCGGTCTCATCTCGGTCGCGGTCTCGACCCCGGGTTTCGTGATCGCGATCTTCCTGTCGCTCATCATCGGGCTCAGCCTCGGCTGGTTCCCTTCGCTCGGCTATCGCTCACCCGAGGACGGCCTCGGCGAGTTCCTCTACTTCGCGATCCTTCCGAGCGTCGCCCTGTCATTCGGCTTTCTCGCCATCGTCGGGCGCGTCGCCCGGACCTCGATCCTCTCCGTGCGGCGTGAGGACTGGGTGCGCACCGCACGTGGCATGGGGCTGGCTCGCACGCGGGTCTTCCGCCGGCACGTGTTCCGCAACGCCGTCAACCCGGTCGTCACGGTCGCGGGGCTCCAGTTCGGCGGACTCCTCGGCGCGACGGTGCTGATCGAGCAGGTCTTCAACTGGCCTGGCATCGGCAGCACACTGCTGAATGCCATCAACGGCCGCGACTACCCGCTGGTGCAGGGCATCGTCATCCTCTTCGCCGTGGTGTTCATCCTGACGAACCTCCTCGTCGATCTCCTGTACCGATTCCTCGACCCCCGAGTGGAGGGGTGA
- a CDS encoding FmdB family zinc ribbon protein, with the protein MPTYAYRCTVCGNELEAKQSFTDAALTVCPECGGALRKLFSSVGVVFKGSGFYRTDSRASSGSGSSSSAKEPAASTSSSGAKEPAGASTSATSGSNGSAGAAKSSSTKPASSAAAD; encoded by the coding sequence GTGCCCACCTATGCCTACCGGTGCACCGTCTGCGGCAACGAGCTCGAGGCCAAGCAGTCCTTCACCGACGCCGCGCTGACCGTCTGCCCGGAGTGCGGCGGTGCCTTGCGCAAGCTCTTCTCCTCGGTGGGCGTGGTCTTCAAGGGCTCGGGCTTCTACCGCACCGACTCCCGCGCGAGCTCGGGCTCGGGGTCCTCCTCGTCAGCGAAGGAGCCGGCGGCGAGCACCTCCTCCTCCGGCGCCAAGGAGCCGGCGGGCGCCAGCACCTCGGCGACGTCGGGCTCGAACGGCTCCGCGGGGGCTGCGAAGAGCAGCTCCACCAAGCCGGCCTCCTCCGCCGCGGCTGACTGA
- a CDS encoding N-acetyltransferase, with translation MSTGVWIDQIGIDLDAGTQQVDEAIVVMHSAFVEYGHQGQASGAMVETADSLRAELSTGTRLGLARIGGQAVAMVKYRTADGGTLYFGRLAVSPEARGRGLASALVRALRGAARDMGLGGLSCSVRAAETRNIMIYEHLGMAIIGREDRRSLTGAVIPVVLMRDV, from the coding sequence GTGAGTACGGGAGTCTGGATTGACCAGATCGGTATCGACCTCGACGCCGGAACGCAGCAGGTCGACGAGGCGATCGTCGTCATGCACAGCGCCTTCGTGGAGTACGGCCACCAGGGACAGGCGTCCGGCGCCATGGTCGAGACTGCCGACTCGCTGCGTGCCGAGCTCAGCACCGGTACTCGCCTGGGGCTCGCCCGGATCGGTGGTCAGGCAGTCGCGATGGTCAAGTACCGGACCGCGGATGGCGGCACGCTGTATTTCGGCCGCCTCGCGGTCTCGCCCGAGGCGCGCGGGCGGGGTCTGGCTTCCGCGCTCGTGCGGGCGCTGCGTGGGGCTGCCCGGGACATGGGTCTGGGCGGGTTGTCGTGCAGCGTCCGCGCTGCCGAGACCCGAAACATCATGATCTACGAGCACCTCGGCATGGCGATCATCGGCCGTGAAGATCGGCGAAGCCTGACCGGTGCTGTCATTCCCGTCGTTCTCATGCGCGACGTATGA
- a CDS encoding alpha-glucosidase, which yields MTDQPADRPQDLTAPDRNQDRTATDPAPDPTALDETQDRTAPDRPWWRTAVVYQVYPRSFADSDGDGVGDLPGVLSRLDYLHDLGVDVVWLSPIYASPQADNGYDISDYHAIDPTFGTLEDLDALVEGLHARGMRLVMDLVVNHTSDEHPWFVESAAARDSAKRDWYWWRSPRPGYTGGETGGEPTNWHSFFSGSTWAWDEPTEEYYLHLFARKQPDLNWENPKVRRAVYDMMRWWVARGVDGFRMDVINLISKDVRPDGSLPDGVVGPDTGGGRFGDGSPFYTNGPRLEEFLAEMHREVLAAGSRAGEALLTVGEMPGVTLELARSVTDPAHRELDMVFTFEHVGLDHGPTGKWGLQPLHLPDLKANLAAWQQGLAEAGWNSLYWNNHDQPRIVSRWGDDSPAHRVASAKTLGTVLHMLRGTPYVYQGEELGMTNVGWAQIGDYQDIETLNHYNESVAGGASDGEVMAGIGPVSRDNARTPMQWDSSPSAGFTTGTPWLAVNPNHEEINAAAATADPASVFHHYRRLIELRHTLDLVVDGRFALLLPDHEQVFAYTRTADPGTGAPGEVLLVVANMSSEPVAVDLPGHAATLAGTVLLGTHDDGDPAEGERVRLAPWESRVYLG from the coding sequence ATGACGGACCAGCCGGCCGACCGGCCTCAGGACCTCACCGCGCCCGACCGGAACCAGGACCGCACCGCCACAGACCCGGCCCCGGACCCCACCGCGCTCGACGAGACCCAGGACCGCACCGCGCCCGACCGGCCCTGGTGGCGCACCGCCGTCGTCTACCAGGTCTACCCGCGCTCCTTCGCGGACTCCGACGGCGACGGCGTGGGCGACCTGCCGGGCGTGCTGAGCCGGCTGGACTACCTGCACGACCTGGGCGTCGACGTCGTCTGGCTCTCCCCGATCTACGCCTCCCCGCAGGCGGACAACGGCTACGACATCTCCGACTACCACGCCATCGACCCCACCTTCGGCACCCTGGAGGACCTCGACGCCCTGGTCGAGGGCCTGCACGCGCGGGGCATGCGGCTGGTCATGGACCTGGTGGTCAACCACACCTCCGACGAGCACCCGTGGTTCGTGGAGTCCGCGGCTGCGCGGGACAGCGCCAAGCGGGACTGGTACTGGTGGCGCTCCCCGCGCCCGGGCTACACCGGTGGGGAGACCGGCGGCGAGCCCACCAACTGGCACTCCTTCTTCTCCGGCTCCACCTGGGCCTGGGACGAGCCGACCGAGGAGTACTACCTGCACCTGTTCGCCCGCAAGCAGCCGGACCTGAACTGGGAGAACCCCAAGGTTCGCCGCGCGGTCTACGACATGATGCGCTGGTGGGTGGCCCGCGGGGTGGACGGGTTCCGGATGGACGTCATCAACCTCATCTCCAAGGACGTCCGGCCGGACGGGTCCCTGCCCGACGGCGTGGTGGGCCCGGACACGGGCGGCGGCCGGTTCGGGGACGGCTCGCCGTTCTACACCAACGGCCCGCGGCTGGAGGAGTTTCTGGCCGAGATGCACCGGGAGGTCCTCGCCGCCGGCAGCCGGGCGGGCGAGGCGCTGCTGACCGTCGGGGAGATGCCCGGCGTGACCCTGGAGCTGGCCCGCTCGGTCACCGACCCGGCGCACCGCGAGCTGGACATGGTCTTCACCTTCGAGCACGTGGGCCTGGACCACGGCCCGACCGGCAAGTGGGGGCTGCAGCCGCTGCACCTGCCCGACCTCAAGGCCAACCTCGCCGCCTGGCAGCAGGGCCTGGCCGAGGCCGGCTGGAACTCCCTGTACTGGAACAACCACGACCAGCCCCGCATCGTCTCCCGGTGGGGCGACGACTCCCCGGCGCACCGCGTCGCCTCGGCCAAGACCCTCGGGACGGTGCTGCACATGCTGCGCGGCACCCCCTACGTCTACCAGGGCGAGGAGCTCGGGATGACGAACGTGGGCTGGGCCCAGATCGGTGACTACCAGGACATCGAGACCCTCAACCACTACAACGAGTCCGTCGCCGGCGGGGCGTCCGACGGGGAGGTGATGGCCGGCATCGGCCCGGTCTCCCGGGACAACGCCCGCACCCCCATGCAGTGGGACAGCTCCCCGAGCGCCGGCTTCACCACCGGCACCCCGTGGCTGGCGGTCAACCCCAACCACGAGGAGATCAACGCCGCCGCGGCGACGGCGGACCCGGCCTCGGTCTTCCACCACTACCGCCGGCTCATCGAGCTGCGGCACACCCTCGACCTCGTCGTCGACGGCCGGTTCGCGCTGCTGCTGCCCGACCACGAGCAGGTCTTCGCCTACACCCGCACCGCCGACCCGGGCACCGGCGCGCCGGGCGAGGTGCTGCTCGTGGTGGCGAACATGTCCAGCGAGCCGGTGGCGGTGGACCTGCCCGGGCACGCGGCCACCCTCGCCGGCACCGTCCTGCTCGGGACGCACGACGACGGCGACCCCGCAGAGGGGGAGCGGGTGCGGCTGGCGCCGTGGGAGTCGCGGGTCTACCTGGGGTGA
- the mscL gene encoding large conductance mechanosensitive channel protein MscL codes for MLQGFKEFVSRGNAVDLAVGVVVGAAFGSVVTAVVDRFLNPLVAGLVGKPNFDHVLQFTVGGAVVQPGAVVTALVNFLLVAAAVYFLVVVPMNRLAARRRVADAEPAAPAEDVRVLTEIRDLLAAQRGTDQAR; via the coding sequence ATGCTGCAGGGCTTCAAGGAGTTCGTCTCCCGGGGCAACGCCGTGGACCTGGCGGTCGGCGTCGTCGTCGGGGCGGCGTTCGGCTCGGTGGTGACGGCGGTGGTGGACCGGTTCCTCAACCCGCTCGTCGCCGGGCTGGTGGGCAAGCCCAACTTCGACCACGTGCTGCAGTTCACGGTCGGCGGCGCGGTGGTCCAGCCCGGCGCGGTGGTCACGGCGCTGGTGAACTTCCTGCTGGTGGCCGCCGCGGTGTACTTCCTCGTGGTCGTCCCGATGAACCGGCTGGCCGCCCGCCGCCGGGTGGCCGACGCCGAGCCGGCGGCGCCGGCCGAGGACGTGCGGGTGCTCACCGAGATCCGGGACCTGCTCGCCGCCCAGCGGGGCACGGACCAGGCGCGCTGA
- a CDS encoding SAF domain-containing protein has translation MRSRRTPPPPSRSAPARLRRALWRWRHLLVAGCLGLAATITVTTLAPPAPAGQAVLVLADDAAAGAVLGAADVEVVSVAARALPAGVLTDPDAATGQALAVGLPAGTPLLPAMLTGPGLADGAPAGTVVVPVPVADAGSAALAQPGHRVSLVAAASDAAGTSGPAEIVARDVVVLAVRESEAGSGLLDAGGGQATVVYVAAPPSVATLLVGSSAWAPLRVLLEG, from the coding sequence ATGCGCAGCCGCCGGACACCGCCTCCGCCCTCCCGGTCCGCGCCGGCCCGGCTGCGGCGGGCCCTGTGGCGCTGGCGCCACCTGCTCGTCGCCGGCTGCCTCGGCCTGGCGGCCACCATCACAGTCACCACGCTGGCGCCACCGGCCCCGGCCGGGCAGGCGGTCCTCGTCCTGGCCGACGACGCCGCGGCGGGTGCCGTCCTCGGCGCCGCCGACGTCGAGGTCGTCTCGGTGGCGGCCCGGGCCCTGCCCGCCGGCGTGCTGACCGACCCGGACGCCGCGACCGGCCAGGCCCTCGCCGTCGGGCTGCCCGCCGGCACCCCGCTGCTCCCGGCCATGCTCACCGGCCCGGGGCTGGCCGACGGCGCCCCGGCCGGGACCGTCGTCGTCCCGGTGCCGGTGGCCGACGCCGGCTCTGCGGCGCTCGCCCAGCCCGGCCATCGGGTCAGCCTCGTCGCCGCCGCCTCGGACGCCGCCGGGACGAGCGGCCCGGCGGAGATCGTGGCCCGCGACGTCGTCGTGCTCGCCGTGCGGGAGAGCGAAGCCGGCAGCGGCCTACTCGACGCCGGCGGCGGGCAGGCCACGGTCGTCTACGTCGCCGCGCCGCCGTCCGTCGCTACCCTGCTCGTCGGGTCGAGCGCGTGGGCGCCGCTGCGGGTCCTCCTGGAGGGCTGA
- a CDS encoding gamma-glutamyltransferase, which translates to MRSEYATPGRFGAKTVATGTRGMVVSSEPIAVEAGAAVLREGGNALDAALAVAATQLVTEPHMTSITGGISLVYREASSGRAAYLSGNINAPLAELPDFGGADLTRARGVPVPGWWPAFAAAQERFGTKSIGRLLAPAIEVAREGFAVSPYLYGEMYHARQNLGRNPQSREMFFRDGSLIGPGQALVQERVARTLERLRDEGMDYYLDDFARAFCAASDSDGGVITVADFEAYEVEWADPVRGTYRGFELIGSAPPDDGGLQLVEAFNILEQLDLAALGPASASPETLSALIAVHNAVYYAPPRERRFREQERVMEVLLSKEYARQRFALLDTLAAPAGAAPPTPGTIHLSVVDADHNVATLTHSHMASPWVNGLYAEGFQLAGGGSFFQRVMPEPGERATIYLAPSLVLRDGAPVIASGSPSVSLVACVLQNLVNLMDFGMTIEQSVVEPRFGARPHDPARGWVPGTTLESGFPDSVIADVQRWAGRNRLWTREIGPWNSMTGNFDGITIDQATGEMRSCGDPRRMGVAVAA; encoded by the coding sequence TTGAGAAGTGAGTATGCGACCCCCGGTCGGTTCGGTGCCAAGACCGTCGCCACCGGGACCCGCGGGATGGTGGTCAGCTCGGAGCCGATCGCCGTCGAGGCCGGGGCGGCCGTGCTCCGCGAGGGCGGGAACGCGCTCGATGCGGCGTTGGCGGTGGCGGCGACCCAGCTCGTGACCGAGCCGCACATGACCTCGATCACCGGCGGCATCTCCCTCGTCTATCGAGAGGCGTCCAGTGGGCGGGCGGCGTACCTCTCGGGCAACATCAACGCGCCGCTCGCGGAGCTGCCGGACTTCGGCGGTGCGGACCTCACCCGTGCGCGTGGGGTGCCCGTGCCGGGTTGGTGGCCGGCCTTCGCCGCCGCGCAGGAGCGCTTCGGGACCAAGTCGATCGGGCGCCTGCTCGCCCCGGCGATCGAGGTGGCCCGAGAGGGGTTCGCGGTCTCGCCCTATCTGTACGGGGAGATGTACCACGCCAGACAGAACCTCGGCCGCAACCCGCAGTCGCGCGAGATGTTCTTCCGGGACGGCTCGCTCATCGGACCGGGGCAGGCGCTCGTGCAGGAGCGCGTGGCGCGCACCCTCGAGCGCTTGCGCGACGAGGGCATGGACTACTACCTGGACGACTTCGCGCGCGCTTTCTGCGCGGCGAGCGACTCGGACGGCGGAGTCATCACCGTCGCCGACTTCGAGGCGTACGAGGTCGAGTGGGCCGATCCCGTGCGGGGCACGTACCGCGGGTTCGAGCTGATCGGGTCGGCACCGCCCGACGACGGCGGGCTCCAGCTCGTCGAGGCGTTCAACATCCTCGAGCAGCTCGACCTCGCGGCACTCGGGCCCGCGAGTGCGTCGCCCGAGACGCTCTCCGCGCTGATCGCCGTCCACAACGCGGTCTACTACGCCCCGCCCCGCGAACGCCGGTTCCGTGAGCAGGAGCGCGTGATGGAGGTGCTGCTGTCCAAGGAGTACGCCCGTCAGCGCTTCGCCCTGCTCGACACGCTCGCTGCTCCCGCGGGCGCCGCACCGCCGACCCCGGGGACCATCCATCTCTCGGTCGTCGACGCCGACCACAACGTCGCGACGCTCACACACTCGCACATGGCCTCGCCCTGGGTGAACGGCCTGTACGCCGAGGGATTCCAGCTGGCCGGCGGTGGCTCGTTCTTCCAGCGCGTGATGCCGGAACCGGGCGAGCGGGCGACCATCTATCTCGCGCCGAGCCTGGTGCTCCGCGACGGGGCGCCGGTGATCGCCTCCGGCTCGCCGTCGGTGTCGCTGGTGGCGTGCGTGCTGCAGAACCTCGTCAACCTCATGGACTTCGGCATGACGATCGAGCAGAGCGTCGTCGAACCGCGCTTCGGCGCGCGTCCGCACGATCCGGCCCGCGGGTGGGTCCCGGGCACCACGCTCGAGTCCGGCTTCCCCGACTCGGTCATCGCGGACGTGCAGCGGTGGGCGGGCCGGAACCGACTCTGGACACGCGAGATCGGGCCGTGGAACTCGATGACCGGGAACTTCGACGGCATCACGATCGATCAGGCGACCGGCGAGATGCGTTCGTGCGGCGACCCGCGCCGGATGGGGGTGGCGGTCGCGGCGTGA
- a CDS encoding ribbon-helix-helix domain-containing protein, translating to MKLSVSLSADEVASLDKYARATGLRSRSAVVQHAIRLLGDPDLEQDYAAAWDEWESSGESSAWDATAGDGLVDAPR from the coding sequence GTGAAGCTGAGCGTGAGCCTGTCCGCCGACGAGGTGGCCTCGCTGGACAAGTACGCCCGGGCCACCGGGCTGAGGTCCCGGTCCGCAGTCGTGCAGCATGCCATCAGGCTGCTGGGCGACCCAGACCTCGAGCAGGACTACGCGGCGGCGTGGGACGAGTGGGAGTCTTCCGGAGAGAGCTCGGCCTGGGACGCCACCGCCGGCGACGGGCTGGTTGATGCGCCGCGGTGA
- a CDS encoding ABC transporter ATP-binding protein, producing MNTSDEVLLTVSDLQIEVSGKPIVHGSSFTVSPGEVVALVGESGAGKSMTAMAVPNLLPPGVTRRGSIRFKGAELVGASESEMQRYRGAEIACVYQEPMTALNPLHTVGDFLAEAVGAHESGTTRRRREPQELLELVGLGGYDDLLQRYPHQLSGGQRQRIMAAGAIAWEPALLIADEPTTALDVTTQRNLLAMFRELVQREGMGMIFVTHDMGVVADIADSVVVMRDGRVVESGDVYSIFKNPTHEYTHSLLAAARALHGDEDASSASKPAAEPASAVAIDLVPRRTSEAALEVGDLVVEYRQSGLRRRRAEGSRRAAVRGATLSVARGETLGIVGESGSGKSTIARAILGLAPVTGGSVSVGDVELVGLRGRNRRRALSRLGVVFQDPTSSLDPSMPLWRIVTEPLWRSGTVRDTRELRRRARALLEDVDLDPTWIDRRRHELSGGQRQRIAIARAVSHKPDVLIADEPTSALDVTVQVTVLELLARLQREHEFACIFISHDLYVVSTISDQVLVMKDGQVVENGPTDAIIHDPENEYTRTLLGAIPVPDPAVQRARRGAAVAR from the coding sequence ATGAACACCAGCGACGAGGTCCTGCTCACCGTCTCCGACCTTCAGATCGAGGTGTCGGGCAAGCCCATCGTGCACGGGTCGTCGTTCACCGTGTCCCCCGGAGAGGTCGTCGCGCTGGTCGGCGAGTCCGGAGCCGGCAAGTCGATGACGGCCATGGCGGTCCCGAACCTGCTGCCGCCCGGCGTGACGCGTCGGGGCTCGATCCGGTTCAAGGGCGCCGAGCTCGTCGGCGCGTCCGAATCTGAGATGCAGCGGTACCGCGGCGCGGAGATCGCGTGCGTCTACCAGGAGCCGATGACCGCGCTGAACCCGCTGCACACGGTCGGTGACTTCTTGGCCGAAGCCGTCGGTGCGCACGAGAGCGGCACGACCAGGCGGCGACGTGAGCCGCAGGAGCTCCTCGAGCTCGTCGGGCTCGGCGGCTACGACGACCTGCTGCAGCGGTATCCGCACCAGCTGTCGGGTGGCCAGCGCCAGCGGATCATGGCCGCGGGCGCGATCGCGTGGGAACCGGCGCTGCTCATCGCGGACGAGCCCACGACGGCACTCGACGTGACGACCCAGCGGAACCTGCTGGCCATGTTCCGCGAGCTCGTGCAACGCGAGGGCATGGGCATGATCTTCGTGACGCACGACATGGGCGTGGTCGCCGACATCGCCGACTCGGTGGTTGTGATGCGAGACGGCCGCGTCGTGGAGTCGGGCGACGTGTACTCGATCTTCAAGAACCCGACGCACGAGTACACGCACTCGCTGCTCGCCGCCGCCCGCGCCCTGCACGGTGACGAGGACGCGTCGTCCGCGTCGAAACCCGCAGCCGAGCCGGCGTCCGCGGTGGCGATAGATCTTGTGCCCCGGCGCACGTCCGAGGCGGCGCTGGAGGTGGGCGACCTCGTGGTCGAGTACCGCCAATCGGGACTTCGACGTCGTCGCGCCGAGGGGAGTCGGCGAGCCGCGGTCCGCGGCGCCACCCTCTCGGTCGCCCGCGGCGAGACACTCGGCATCGTCGGGGAGTCCGGCTCGGGGAAGTCGACCATCGCGCGCGCGATCCTCGGTCTCGCGCCGGTCACGGGCGGCTCCGTGTCGGTCGGTGACGTGGAACTCGTCGGGCTGCGCGGCCGGAATCGTCGGCGTGCGCTCTCGCGCCTCGGCGTTGTGTTCCAGGACCCGACCTCCTCGCTCGACCCCAGCATGCCGCTCTGGCGGATCGTGACGGAACCGCTCTGGCGCAGTGGGACAGTGCGCGACACCCGCGAGCTGCGGCGTCGCGCGCGGGCGCTGCTCGAGGACGTCGACCTCGACCCCACGTGGATCGACCGCCGGCGGCATGAGCTGTCGGGCGGGCAGCGCCAGCGCATCGCGATCGCCCGTGCCGTCTCCCACAAGCCGGACGTGCTCATCGCGGACGAGCCGACGTCGGCGCTGGACGTCACCGTCCAGGTGACCGTGCTCGAGCTCCTGGCGCGGCTGCAGCGGGAGCACGAGTTCGCCTGCATCTTCATCAGCCACGATCTCTACGTCGTCTCGACGATCTCGGATCAGGTGCTGGTGATGAAGGACGGGCAGGTCGTGGAGAACGGGCCGACCGACGCCATCATCCACGACCCGGAGAACGAGTACACGCGGACCCTGCTCGGCGCGATCCCGGTGCCCGATCCGGCGGTACAGCGCGCACGGCGGGGCGCAGCGGTCGCACGCTAG
- a CDS encoding type II toxin-antitoxin system PemK/MazF family toxin — protein MRRGEIRLTDLDPVRGSEANKRRPAVIVSNDRANAVAERLGRGVVTIVPITSSVARIYPFQTLLPAAATGLRVDSKAQAEQIRSVAVERIGPVVGRLPPSRMTALADAIRLHLQL, from the coding sequence ATGCGCCGCGGTGAGATCCGCCTGACCGACCTCGATCCGGTCCGTGGTAGCGAGGCGAACAAGCGCCGGCCCGCCGTCATCGTCAGCAACGACCGCGCCAACGCCGTCGCCGAGCGCCTGGGGCGCGGCGTGGTGACCATCGTTCCGATCACCAGCAGCGTTGCGCGGATATACCCGTTCCAGACGCTGCTCCCGGCCGCGGCCACCGGACTGCGGGTGGACTCCAAGGCCCAGGCCGAGCAGATCCGGTCGGTCGCCGTCGAGCGCATCGGACCGGTCGTGGGACGGCTGCCGCCGTCCCGGATGACCGCGCTTGCCGACGCCATCCGCCTGCACCTACAGCTGTAG
- a CDS encoding ABC transporter permease has product MALVMLFIFVYPRFSPIDPLTQDVKNAFAPIGTPGHPLGTDNLGRDTFVRLVFGLRTEIIVCASGTLLAAIIGTLIGILAAYFRGLADLLLMRVVDIVLAFPNLVFAMLIVSLYGASDLTVVAVVAIAFFPTFARLTYGEVLSLRQASYVESAELFGGSRWQIIRGPLLRGVGPLVLAQGFLTLAFAVGLESGLSFLGLGITPPRPSLGLMIATGQQYFMQSPWQLLIPSIVLVALLVSLGYVADWVRDLLDPRGVTRRRRPARASAVPGPSGASLGQGVNA; this is encoded by the coding sequence ATGGCGCTCGTGATGCTGTTCATCTTCGTCTACCCGCGGTTCAGCCCCATCGACCCGCTCACGCAGGACGTCAAGAACGCGTTCGCTCCCATCGGCACGCCGGGTCATCCGCTCGGCACCGACAACCTGGGCCGCGACACGTTCGTGCGGCTCGTGTTCGGCCTGCGCACCGAGATCATCGTCTGCGCGTCGGGCACGCTCCTCGCCGCCATCATCGGCACGCTGATCGGTATCCTCGCCGCGTACTTCCGAGGGCTCGCGGACCTGCTGCTGATGCGCGTCGTCGACATCGTGCTCGCGTTCCCCAACCTCGTCTTCGCGATGCTCATCGTCTCGCTGTACGGCGCCAGCGACCTGACCGTCGTGGCGGTCGTCGCCATCGCGTTCTTCCCGACCTTCGCGCGCCTCACGTACGGCGAGGTGCTCTCGCTGCGCCAGGCGAGCTACGTGGAGTCGGCTGAACTGTTCGGCGGCAGCCGCTGGCAGATCATCCGCGGTCCGCTGCTCCGTGGCGTGGGCCCGCTCGTGCTCGCCCAGGGCTTCCTCACGCTCGCGTTCGCGGTCGGCCTCGAGTCGGGGCTCAGCTTCCTGGGTCTCGGCATCACCCCGCCGCGCCCGTCGCTCGGGCTCATGATCGCCACCGGCCAGCAGTACTTCATGCAGAGCCCGTGGCAGCTGCTCATCCCCAGCATCGTGCTAGTCGCCCTGCTCGTCTCGCTCGGGTACGTCGCCGACTGGGTGCGGGACCTGCTCGACCCTCGCGGCGTCACCCGCCGCCGACGCCCGGCGCGCGCGAGCGCAGTGCCGGGCCCCAGCGGCGCCTCGCTCGGACAGGGAGTCAACGCATGA
- a CDS encoding flavodoxin/nitric oxide synthase, giving the protein MGGALVVYESMFGNTRAVAEAVATGMARVAPGDAVDVIEVGTAPALAAVDADLLVIGAPTHAFGLSRPTTRSDAAARTGTGVLSTTIGVREWLEHAGAPAALPADGATPARRGLPAAVFDTRVLRRNLPGHAADAIARRLRQLGLSLVTEPATFTVDGYTGPLLPGELDRARAWGEYLATLLRALPLLPEDAGATGARGRTETPGTGRSAPRTGRPASGTGPSAPGSPR; this is encoded by the coding sequence TTGGGCGGCGCACTGGTCGTGTACGAGTCGATGTTCGGGAACACGCGCGCGGTGGCCGAGGCCGTCGCCACCGGAATGGCGCGGGTGGCGCCCGGCGACGCCGTCGACGTCATCGAGGTCGGCACGGCACCGGCGCTCGCGGCCGTGGACGCGGACCTGCTGGTGATCGGTGCGCCCACGCACGCGTTCGGCCTGAGCCGGCCGACCACCCGCAGCGACGCCGCCGCCCGCACCGGCACCGGCGTCCTCTCGACCACCATCGGCGTGCGGGAGTGGCTGGAACACGCCGGTGCCCCTGCGGCACTGCCTGCCGACGGGGCAACGCCCGCCCGCCGAGGGCTGCCCGCGGCCGTGTTCGACACCCGGGTGCTGCGGCGGAACCTGCCCGGCCACGCCGCCGACGCGATCGCCCGGCGGCTGCGCCAACTGGGCCTCAGCCTCGTCACCGAACCCGCGACGTTCACCGTCGACGGCTACACCGGGCCCCTGCTCCCCGGCGAGCTGGACCGGGCGCGGGCCTGGGGCGAGTACCTGGCCACGCTGCTCCGAGCCTTGCCGCTCCTGCCGGAAGACGCCGGGGCGACGGGCGCACGCGGTCGTACCGAGACTCCCGGTACCGGCCGATCAGCGCCGCGGACCGGCCGACCGGCGTCGGGCACGGGCCCATCGGCACCGGGCTCGCCCCGATAG